The following proteins are co-located in the Indicator indicator isolate 239-I01 chromosome 33, UM_Iind_1.1, whole genome shotgun sequence genome:
- the TCEA3 gene encoding transcription elongation factor A protein 3: MGPAEELVRIAKKLEKMVARKSTEGVLDLLKSLTGYTMTIQLLQATRIGVAVNSVRKHCEDEEVVASAKILIRNWKRLLEPSATPRKEKDVDGKKEKDTDGEKEKVLDLPSCPSEGVKHPKNPSEKHKEKHKERKLSKSSTPRGHPADSILERKPSGGCAASPKFPLDGKKERRESADLRSSSTSAASSLWKRPSGDGRASVGTSPSPASSGSRRNSSDSKEDRAKGSKAKPEAPQTPTSPSFSPGPCLLAPCYLTGDSVRDKCIEMLAAALRVDDDYKEFGVNCEKMASEIEDHIFQELKSTDMKYRNRVRSRISNLKDPKNPSLRRGVLCGATQPSLIARMTAEEMASDELKRLRSAMTQEAIREHQMAKTGGTVTDLFQCGKCRKKNCTYNQVQTRSADEPMTTFVLCNECGNRWKFC, encoded by the exons ATGGGGCCCGCTGAGGAGCTGGTCCGGATCGCCAAGAAACTGGAGAAGATGGTGGCCAGGAAGAGCACG GAAGGGGTTCTGGATTTGCTCAAGTCCCTCACGGGCTACACCATGACCATCCAGCTGCTCCAG GCCACGCGCATCGGGGTGGCTGTGAACTCGGTGAGGAAGcactgtgaggatgaggaggtgGTGGCCTCGGCCAAAATCCTCATCAGGAACTGGAAGCGACTGCTGG AGCCTTCTGCCACcccaaggaaggaaaaggatgtcgatgggaagaaagagaaggacacagatggggagaaggagaaggtgcTGGATCTGCCCAGCTGCCCCAGTGAAGGGGTGAAGCACCCCAAGAACCCATCTGAGAAGCACAAAGAGAAGCACAAGGAGAG GAAGCTCAGCAAGTCCAGCACTCCCCGGGGCCATCCTGCCGACTCCATCCTGGAGAG GAAGCCCAGCGGTGGCTGCGCTGCATCCCCAAagttccctctggatggcaaGAAAGAGAG GAGAGAATCTGCTGATTTGAggtcctccagcacctcagctgcttcctccctgTGGAAGAGACCATCAGGGGATGG AAGAGCCTCTGTGGGCaccagtccctcaccagcttcctcTGGCTCCAGGAGAAACTCCAGTGACAGCAAGGAGGACAG AGCCAAGGGCAGCAAGGCCAAGCCGGAGGCACCACAGACCCCTACCAGCCCCAGCTTCTCCCCTGGCCCCTGCCTCCTGGCCCCCTGCTACCTGACAGGGGACTCGGTGAGGGATAAATGCATCGAgatgctggcagctgccctgcGCGTGGACg ATGACTACAAGGAGTTTGGTGTTAACTGCGAGAAGATGGCATCAGAGATCGAAGACC ATATCTTCCAGGAGCTGAAGAGCACAGACATGAAGTATCGCAACCGTGTGCGGAGCAGGATCAGCAACCTGAAGGACCCTAAGAACCCCAGCCTGAGGAGGGGGGTCCTGTGTGGGgccacccagcccagcctcattgcccgcATGACCGCCGAG GAGATGGCCAGTGATGAGCTGAAGAGGCTGCGGAGTGCCATGACCCAGGAGGCCATCCGGGAGCACCAGATGGCCAAGACCGGTGGCACTGTCACCGACCTCTTCCAGTGCGGCAAGTGCCGGAAGAAGAACTGCACCTACAACCAG GTGCAGACACGCAGTGCCGATGAGCCTATGACCACCTTTGTGCTGTGCAATGAGTGTGGCAACCGCTGGAAG ttctgctga